Proteins encoded together in one Onychomys torridus chromosome 1, mOncTor1.1, whole genome shotgun sequence window:
- the Pcnx3 gene encoding pecanex-like protein 3 isoform X1 has protein sequence MGSQVLQILRQGVWASLTGGWFFDPHQSTFSNCFHLYVWIFLLIFPFLLYMVLPPSLMVAGVYCLVVAVIFAAIKTVNYRLHAMFDQGEIVEKRNSTMGEQEEEAAQGDNSLPRDPGVEMTVFRKVSSTPPVRCSSQHSVFGFNQVSELLPRMEDSGPLRDIKELVREQGSNNVIVTSADREMLKLSSQEKLIGDLPQTPPGAVPDPSLPSTDSSERSPLAGDGVPWGGSSVADTPMSPLLKGSLSQELSKSFLTLTRPDRALVRTSSRREQCRGTGGYQPLDRRGSGDPTPQKAGSSDSCFSGTDRETLSSFKSEKTNSTHLDSPPGGHAPEGSDTDPPSEAELPASPDAGVPSDDTLRSFDTVIGAGTPPGQAEPLLVVRPKDLALLRPNKRRPPTRGHSPPGRAPRRPLLEGSGFFEDEDTSEGSELSPASSLRSQRRYSTDSSSSTSCYSPESSRGAAGGPRKRRAPHGAEEGTAVPPKRPYGTQRTPSTASGKTHARVLSMDGAGGDVLRAPLAGSKAELEAQPGMELAAGESAVLPAEARRGPAANQPGWRGELLEEGAVGGAPEDPGQRERTSNVRRAQAVRRRHNAGSNPTPPASVTGSPPSSLQEAQRGRAASHSRALTLPSALHFASSLLLTRAGPNVHEASNFDDTSEGAVHYFYDESGVRRSYTFGLAGGGYENPVGQPGEQAANGAWDRHSHSSSFHSADVPEATGGLNLLQPRPVVLQGMQVRRVPLEIPEFDLLDQDSLHESQEQTLMEEAPPRAQHSYKYWFLPGRWTSVRYERLALLALLDRTRGIMENIFGVGLSSLVAFLGYLLLLKGFFTDIWVFQFCLVIASCQYSLLKSVQPDAASPMHGHNWVIAYSRPVYFCICCLLIWLLDALGTAQPFPPVSLYGLTLFSASFFFCARDVATVFTLCFPFVFLLGLLPQVNTCLMYLLEQIDMHGFGGTAATSPLTAVFSLTRSLLAAALLYGFCLGAIKTPWPEQHVPVLFSVFCGLLVALSYHLSRQSSDPTVLWSLVRSKLFPELEERSLETARAEPPDPLPEKMRQSVREVLHSDLVMCMVIAVLTFAISASTVFIALKSVLGFVLYALAGAVGFFTHYLLPQLRKQLPWFCLSQPVLKPLEYSQYEVRGAAQVMWFEKLYAGLQCVEKYLIYPAVVLNALTVDAHTVVSHPDKFCLYCRALLMTVAGLKLLRSAFCCPPQQYLTLAFTVLLFHFDYPRLSQGFLLDYFLMSLLCSKLWDLLYKLRFVLTYIAPWQITWGSAFHAFAQPFAVPHSAMLFLQALLSGLFSTPLNPLLGSAVFIMSYARPLKFWERDYNTKRVDHSNTRLVTQLDRNPGADDNNLNSIFYEHLTRSLQHTLCGDLVLGRWGNYGPGDCFVLASDYLNALVHLIEVGNGLVTFQLRGLEFRGTYCQQREVEAITEGVEEDEGCCCCEPGHLPRVLSFNAAFGQRWLAWEVTASKYVLEGYSISDNNAASMLQVFDLRKILITYYVKSIIYYVSRSPKLETWLNHEGITAALRPVRALGYADSDPTFSLSVDEDYDLRLSGLSLPSFCAVHLEWIQYCASRRSQPVDQDWNSPLVTLCFGLCVLGRRALGTASHSMSASLEPFLYGLHALFKGDFRITSPRDEWVFADMDLLHRVVAPGVRMALKLHQDHFTSPDEYEEPAALYDAIAANEERLVISHEGDPAWRSAILSNTPSLLALRHVMDDASDEYKIIMLNRRHLSFRVIKVNRECVRGLWAGQQQELVFLRNRNPERGSIQNAKQALRNMINSSCDQPLGYPIYVSPLTTSLAGSHPQLRALWGGPVSLGAIARWLLRSWERLHKGCGAGCNSGGNVDDSDCAGGGGLTSLSSNPPLAHPTPENTAGSSEQPLPPGPSWGPRPSLGGSGDGRPPPLLQWPPPRLPGPPPASPAPTEGPRPSRPSGPSLLSSEGPSGKWSLGGRKGLGGSDGEPSSGSPKGGTPKSQAPLDLSLSPDVSSEASPARTTQDLPCLDSSAPESGTPTGAPGDWPVPVEERESPAAQPLLEHQY, from the exons ATGGGGTCTCAGGTGTTGCAGATCCTGCGCCAGGGGGTGTGGGCCTCGCTCACTGGAGGTTGGTTCTTCGACCCGCATCAGAGCACCTTCTCCAACTGCTTCCATCTCTATGTCTGGATCTTCTTGCTCATCTTTCCCTTCTTGCTGTACATG GTCCTGCCCCCCAGCTTGATGGTGGCTGGAGTGTACTGCCTGGTGGTAGCTGTCATCTTTGCTGCCATCAAGACTGTGAACTATCGCCTGCACGCCATGTTTGACCAGGGTGAGATTGTGGAGAAACGGAACTCCACCATGGgggagcaggaagaagaggcTGCCCAGGGGGACAACAGTCTTCCCAG GGACCCCGGTGTGGAGATGACAGTGTTCCGGAAAGTAAGTTCCACACCCCCTGTACGCTGCAGTTCCCAGCATTCCGTGTTTGGCTTCAACCAGGTTTCG gAGCTGCTGCCCCGGATGGAGGATTCTGGGCCTCTCAGAG ACATCAAGGAGCTGGTACGGGAGCAGGGGAGTAACAATGTGATTGTGACTTCTGCCGATCGAGAGATGCTCAAGCTCAGCTCTCAAGAGAAACTGA TTGGAGACCTTCCCCAGACACCCCCAGGGGCTGTCCCAGACCCCTCTCTCCCCAGCACGGACTCTTCAGAGCGTTCTCCCCTGGCTGGAGATGGTGTTCCCTGGGGTGGGAGCAGTGTGGCAGACACTCCCATGAGCCCCTTACTGAAGGGGAGCCTCAGCCAGGAGCTAAGCAAGAGCTTCCTGACCCTGACCCGGCCTGACCGGGCTCTAGTGAGGACCAGCAGCCGACGGGAACAGTGTCGAGGAACTGGAGGCTACCAGCCCCTGGACCGGAGGGGCTCAGGTGACCCCACCCCCCAGAAAGCTGgctcttcagattcctgcttcagtGGCACTGACAGGGAGACCCTGAGCAGCTTCAAGAGTGAGAAAACCAACTCTACACACCTGGACAGCCCCCCTGGTGGGCATGCCCCTGAGGGCAGCGACACAGATCCTCCTTCAGAGGCTGAGCTGCCTGCCTCCCCAGATGCTGGGGTCCCCTCCGATGATACACTTCGCTCTTTTGACACAGTCATTGGAGCAGGGACGCCACCGGGCCAAGCTGAGCCGCTCCTGGTTGTGCGGCCTAAGGACTTGGCCCTGCTTCGGCCTAACAAACGGCGGCCCCCCACGCGAGGACACTCTCCACCTGGCCGTGCCCCAAGACGGCCCTTGCTTGAGGGTTCGGGCTTTTTTGAAGATGAAGACACCAGCGAAGGTAGTGAGCTGAGTCCAGCATCCAGTCTCCGGTCTCAGCGCCGCTACAGTACTGACAGCTCCTCATCTACTTCTTGCTACTCCCCTGAGAGCTCCCGGGGTGCAGCAGGGGGTCCCCGGAAGCGGCGGGCCCCTCATGGGGCTGAAGAAGGAACCGCTGTGCCCCCTAAGCGACCCTATGGGACCCAGCGGACCCCCAGCACTGCCAGTGGCAAAACTCATGCGCGTGTGCTGAGCATGGATGGGGCAGGAGGTGATGTCTTAAGAGCTCCCCTGGCTGGCTCCAAGGCTGAGCTAGAAGCCCAGCCTGGCATGGAGCTGGCTGCTGGTGAATCTGCTGTGCTGCCTGCCGAAGCCCGGAGGGGGCCTGCTGCCAACCAGCCTGGCTGGCGGGGGGAGCTGCTGGAGGAAGGTGCTGTGGGGGGAG CACCTGAGGACCCAGGTCAGCGGGAACGCACAAGCAACGTGAGGCGGGCTCAGGCTGTTCGGAGACGACACAACGCTGGCAGCaaccccacccctccagcctctgtCACGGGCTCACCACCCAG CAGCCTGCAGGAGGCTCAGCGGGGCCGGGCTGCTTCCCATTCCCGGGCACTGACTCTGCCCTCAGCTCTGCACTTCGCCTCTTCCCTGCTGCTCACCCGAGCTGGCCCCAACGTCCATGAAGCCAGCAATTTTGATGACACCTCCGAGGGCGCCGTGCACTATTTCTACGACGAGAGTG GTGTGCGGCGGTCGTATACCTTTGGCCTAGCTGGAGGTGGTTACGAGAACCCTGTGGGACAGCCAGGGGAGCAGGCAGCCAATGGAGCCTG GGACCGTCACTCACACTCCTCCAGCTTCCACTCAGCTGATGTGCCTGAAGCCACTGGAGGCCTGAACCTGCTGCAGCCCAGGCCCGTGGTTCTTCAGGGTATGCAGGTGCGCAGGGTGCCCCTGGAGATCCCAGAG TTTGACCTGCTGGACCAGGACTCCCTGCACGAATCCCAGGAGCAGACACTGATGGAGGAGGCGCCGCCCCGGGCCCAGCACAGCTATAAGTACTGGTTTCTGCCTGGCCGTTGGACCTCTGTGCGCTATGAGCGTCTGGCCCTGCTGGCTCTGTTGGACCG GACGAGGGGGATAATGGAGAACATTTTTGGCGTTGGACTAAGCAGTCTGGTTGCCTTCCTGGGATACCTGTTGCTGCTCAAAGGCTTCTTCACTGACATCTGGGtctttcagttctgccttgtcatcgcCTCCTGTCAGTACTCCCTGCTCAAG AGTGTGCAGCCCGATGCAGCATCTCCCATGCAT GGCCACAACTGGGTGATTGCGTACAGCCGGCCCGTCTACTTCTGCATCTGCTGTCTGCTCATCTGGCTGTTGGATGCCCTGGGCACAGCTCAGCCCTTCCCACCCGTCTCTCTCTACGGCCTCACgctcttctctgcctctttcttcttctgtgcCCGAGACGTGGCCACTG TGTTCACCTTGTGCTTCCCATTCGTCTTCCTCCTGGGCCTCCTGCCCCAGGTCAACACCTGTCTCATGTACCTCCTGGAGCAGATAGACATGCATGGCTTTGGAGGCACAG ccGCCACCAGCCCTCTCACCGCGGTCTTCAGCCTCACCCGAAGCctgctggctgctgctctgctctaCGGCTTCTGCCTTGGGGCCATTAAG ACACCTTGGCCGGAGCAGCATGTCCCTGTCCTCTTCTCAGTCTTCTGTGGCCTCCTGGTGGCATTGTCCTACCATCTAAGCCGGCAGAGCAGTGACCCCACTGTGCTCTG GTCTCTAGTCCGGAGTAAGCTCTTCCCTGAGCTGGAGGAGCGGAGCCTAGAGACAGCCCGGGCAGAGCCCCCAGACCCACTGCCAGAGAAGATGCGCCAGTcggtg CGTGAGGTCCTACACTCTGACCTGGTGATGTGTATGGTGATTGCCGTGCTCACCTTTGCCATCAGTGCCAGCACTGTCTTCATTGCCCTGAAG tCGGTGCTGGGCTTTGTGTTGTATGCGCTGGCGGGAGCCGTGGGCTTCTTCACACACTACCTGCTGCCACAGCTCCGTAAGCAGCTgccctggttctgcctctctcAGCCTGTGCTGAAGCCGCTGGAGTACAGCCAGTATGAAGTGCGGG GTGCTGCCCAGGTGATGTGGTTTGAGAAGCTCTATGCTGGTCTGCAGTGTGTTGAGAAGTACCTCATCTACCCTGCTGTGGTTCTCAACGCTCTCACAGTGGATGCCCACACGGTTGTCAGCCATCCAGACAAATTCTGCCTCTA CTGCCGGGCATTGCTGATGACTGTGGCTGGGCTGAAGCTGCTCCGCTCAGCCTTCTGTTGCCCACCCCAGCAGTACCTGACCTTGGCCTTCACCGTCCTGCTCTTCCACTTTGACTACCCTCGGCTCTCACAGGGCTTTCTGCTCGACTACTTCCTCATGTCCCTGCTCTGCAGCAAG CTGTGGGACCTGCTGTACAAGCTGCGTTTTGTGCTGACCTACATTGCACCCTGGCAGATCACCTGGGGCTCAGCCTTCCATGCCTTTGCCCAGCCCTTCGCTGTACCAC ACTCGGCCATGCTGTTCCTCCAGGCCCTGCTCTCAGGGCTCTTCTCCACACCACTCAACCCCCTGCTGGGTAGTGCTGTCTTCATCATGTCCTACGCAAGGCCcctcaagttctgggagagggaCTACAA CACTAAACGTGTGGATCATTCCAACACCCGCCTAGTGACACAGCTGGACCGGAACCCAG GAGCTGATGACAACAACCTCAACTCCATCTTCTATGAGCACTTGACGCGCTCGCTGCAGCACACCCTGTGTGGGGACTTGGTGCTGGGCCGCTGGGGCAACTATGGCCCTGGTGACTGCTTTGTCCTGGCCTCTGACTACCTCAACGCGCTGGTGCACCTCATCGAGGTTGGAAATGGCCTCGTCACCTTCCAGCTGCGTGGCCTTGAGTTCAGGG GCACATATTGCCAGCAGCGTGAGGTGGAGGCCATCACTGAAGGTGTGGAGGAAGAtgagggctgctgctgctgtgagccTGGCCACCTGCCACGAGTCCTGTCCTTCAACGCTGCCTTTGGGCAGCGCTGGCTGGCCTGGGAGGTGACGGCCAGCAAGTATGTGCTGGAAGGTTACAGCATCAGTGACAACAACGCTGCTTCCATGCTGCAGGTGTTCGACCTCCGCAAGATCCTCATCACCTACTACGTCAAG AGCATCATCTACTATGTGAGCCGCTCTCCAAAGCTGGAGACCTGGCTGAACCATGAGGGCATCACGGCTGCCTTACGGCCTGTGCGCGCCCTTGGCTACGCTGATTCAGACCCTACCTTCTCACTGAGTGTTGACGAGGACTATGACCTTCGCCTGTCTGGCCTCTCGCTGCCATCCTTCTGTGCTGTCCACCTTGAATGGATCCAGTACTGCGCCTCTCGGCGCAGCCAG CCCGTGGACCAGGATTGGAATTCACCACTGGTCACACTATGCTTTGGCCTGTGTGTACTGGGTCGCCGAGCCCTGGGGACAGCCTCACACAGCATGTCTGCCAG CCTAGAACCCTTCCTCTATGGCCTGCACGCGCTGTTCAAAGGGGACTTTCGAATCACCTCCCCTCGTGATGAGTGGGTCTTTGCTGATATGGACCTGCTTCACCGAGTGGTGGCACCTGGGGTTCGCATGGCCCTCAAGCTTCACCAG GATCATTTCACATCTCCTGATGAGTATGAGGAACCAGCAGCCCTATATGATGCCATTGCGGCCAATGAGGAGCGGCTGGTCATCTCACATGAGGGCGACCCTGCCTGGCGTAGTGCCATCCTCAGCAACACACCCTCCCTGCTGGCACTGCGCCATGTCATGGACGATGCTTCTGATGAGTACAAGATCATCATGCTCAACCGGCGCCATCTCAGCTTCCGAGTCATTAAG GTAAACCGAGAGTGTGTGCGTGGGCTATGGGCTGGGCAGCAGCAGGAGCTGGTGTTTCTGCGAAACCGCAACCCTGAGCGTGGCAGCATCCAGAATGCCAAGCAGGCACTCCGCAACATGATCAATTCCTCCTGTGACCAGCCGCTGGGCTACCCCATCTACGTGTCACCTCTTACCACATCTCTGGCTGGCAGCCACCCCCAGCTGCGGGCGCTGTGGGGTGGCCCTGTCAGCCTGGGTGCCATTGCCCGATGGCTCCTACGCAGCTGGGAGAG ACTTCATAAGGGCTGTGGCGCTGGCTGCAACAGCGGTGGGAATGTGGATGACTCGGACTGTGCTGGGGGTGGCGGCCTGACCTCCCTCAGCAGCAATCCCCCCTTGGCACACCCCACACCTGAAAACACAGCAG GCAGCAGTGAGCAGCCCCTCCCACCAGGTCCTAGCTGGGGGCCACGGCCTTCCCTCGGTGGCTCTGGTGACGGGCGGCCCCCTCCTCTGCTGCAGTGGCCTCCCCCTCGGCTTCCTGGACCACCCCCTGCCTCGCCTGCTCCTACTGAGGGTCCCCGGCCCTCAAGACCTTCTGGCCCTAGTCTCCTCAGTTCTGAGGGACCCAGTGGGAAGTGGAGTCTGGGGGGtcggaagggactgggaggatcTGATGGGGAGCCATCCTCAGGGAGCCCCAAAGGAGGCACCCCCAAATCTCAG GCCCCGCTCGACCTCAGCCTCAGTCCTGATGTCAGTTCTGAGGCCTCACCCGCCAGAACAACCCAAGACCTTCCTTGCTTGGACAGCAGTGCCCCTGAAAGTGGCACACCCACCGGCGCCCCAGGTGACTGGCCTGTCCCTGTTGAGGAGCGAGAGAGCCCAGCTGCCCAGCCCTTGCTGGAGCATCAGTACTGA